From the genome of Rhizobium sp. 9140:
ATGCCCTGATCGCCTTCGCCTCGGCCATCGGCATGGTGCCGATCCCGGTGCGCAAGGAAAAGGCAGGCTATGTCCTCAATTCCCTGCTGGTGCCGTTCCTGAACGCGGCGGCCGATCTCGCCGCCGGCGGCTATGCCGAGCCGGAAGATGTCGACAAGGTCTGGCGGATCGCCACCGGCGCGCCGATGGGGCCGTTCCAGATCTACGACATCATCGGCTTGAACACCCCCTACAACATTCTGTCGCATGGCGATGAGCACGCCCAGTCGCTCGCGGCATGGCTGAAGGAAAACTACATCGACAAGGGCAGGCTCGGCATCGCCTCGGGCGAAGGCTTCTACAGCTACAAACCCTCCGCAGACTGATCCCAACAAGAAGAACAGGAGTTCGCCATGCACTATAGCAGTGGAAACTATGAAGCCTTCGTGCGTCCCCGCAAGCCCGAGGGGGCCGACAAGAAGACGGCCTGGTTCGTCGGCTCGGGGCTGGCGGGGCTCGCCGGCGCCGCCTTCCTGATCCGCGACGGCGGCGTTTCGGGCGATCGCATCACCATATTGGAAGAGCTGGGAATCCCCGGCGGCGCGCTCGATGGTCTTGATGTGCCGGAGAAGGGCTTCGTCATTCGCGGCGGCCGCGAGATGGAGGAGCATTTCGAGTGCCTGTGGGACCTCTATCGCTCGATCCCCTCGCTGGAGATCGAGGGTGCCAGCGTCCTCGACGAATTCTACCGGCTCAACAAGGACGACCCCAACTTTTCGCTCCAGCGTACGACGCAGAACCAGGGCCAGGACGTGCCCGACAAGGCGCTGCTGACGTTGAACGACAAGGCCCAGAAGGACCTGCTCTCCGTTTTCCTGGCGACACGCGAGGAGATGGAGAACAAGCGCATCAACGAAGTCTTCGGCGAAGATTTCCTGAAGAGCAATTTCTGGCTCTATTGGCGCACCATGTTCGCCTTCGAGGAATGGCATTCGGCGCTGGAAATGAAGCTCTACCTGCACCGCTTCATCCATCATATCGGCAGTCTCGCCGACTTCTCCTCGCTCAAGTTCAATCGCTACAATCAGTATGAATCCATGGTCCTGCCGCTGGTGAAGTGGCTGACCGATCACGGCGTCACGTTCCGCTACGGCGTCGAGGTCACCGACGTCGATTTCGACATCCAGCCCGGCCGCAAGCAAGCGACCCGCATTCACTGGAAAGAGCGCGGCGTCGAAGGCGGCGTCGATCTCGCGCCAGACGATCTCGTCTTCATAACCATCGGCTCATTGACCGAGAATTCCGACAATGGCGATCACAAGACGCCGGCGAAGCTCAACGAAGGACCGGCGCCGGCCTGGGACCTGTGGCGGCGGATCGCGGCGAAGGATCCGGCCTTCGGCCGCCCGGACGTATTCGGGGCCCATATCCCGGAAACGAAATGGGCCTCGGCATCGATTACCGCCCTCGATGCCCGTATTCCGGCCTATGTCGAGAAGATCACCAAGCGCAACCCCTTCACCGGCAAGAT
Proteins encoded in this window:
- a CDS encoding oleate hydratase — translated: MHYSSGNYEAFVRPRKPEGADKKTAWFVGSGLAGLAGAAFLIRDGGVSGDRITILEELGIPGGALDGLDVPEKGFVIRGGREMEEHFECLWDLYRSIPSLEIEGASVLDEFYRLNKDDPNFSLQRTTQNQGQDVPDKALLTLNDKAQKDLLSVFLATREEMENKRINEVFGEDFLKSNFWLYWRTMFAFEEWHSALEMKLYLHRFIHHIGSLADFSSLKFNRYNQYESMVLPLVKWLTDHGVTFRYGVEVTDVDFDIQPGRKQATRIHWKERGVEGGVDLAPDDLVFITIGSLTENSDNGDHKTPAKLNEGPAPAWDLWRRIAAKDPAFGRPDVFGAHIPETKWASASITALDARIPAYVEKITKRNPFTGKIVSAGIVTVKDSAWLLSWTVHRQPHFKKQPKDQMIAWFYALFVDKPGDYVKKPMQECTGEEITQEWLYHLGVPVEDIPELAASGASTVPTMMPYITAFFMPRQAGDRPDVVPEGAVNFAFIGQFAESKQRDCIFTTEYSVRTPMEAVYTLMNVERGVPEVFNSTYDIRTLLAAIGPLRDGKGIDLPGPAFLRKLLMKKLEGTEIAKLLEEFHLIEE